Proteins from a genomic interval of Thamnophis elegans isolate rThaEle1 chromosome 2, rThaEle1.pri, whole genome shotgun sequence:
- the LOC116504364 gene encoding nuclear factor interleukin-3-regulated protein-like codes for MESLNSPTLCVAGNFPEFHPNGIIQRARSLKSKPNANCRRKREFISDEKKDASYWEKRRKNNEAAKRSREKRRFNDLVLENKVLALNEENVRLKTELLQLKLRFGLISTTAFMEKSQQLSTASANNPAHLYGVSSGSSLYPGSLSRASHSEDSSETEQSSRDSVSVSVAKYSPRDSLSDLSDSSSRDSPLPRTLEEAQAIHRVYGDAPLQPYPDPKVSVPRSVILFSANGFTAVPPPQPLLPEEVGQAEGCGNQSPQSHCRGRDPHCLQEELQTHSGYCSKPQNCSASDGYLEGEHIKKVEEPRSPFEGYTSEEGEEPSWGCPSAPFPVPLDTHPDVKTAALPHKLRLKCRAHSSGVHEPFPGSSPAPASCCQGASAASDWDGDRHEEMSALVRQALFLNEPPASSGNLERLLCQGSGLPSDHSVPKDHVSRWEDACHEDGPRPT; via the coding sequence ATGGAGAGCCTCAACTCCCCCACATTATGTGTGGCCGGGAACTTTCCCGAGTTCCATCCCAACGGCATCATTCAGAGAGCCCGATCTTTGAAGAGCAAGCCGAACGCTAACTGTCGGCGAAAGCGCGAGTTCATCTCCGACGAGAAGAAGGATGCCAGCTACTGGGAGAAGCGTCGGAAGAACAACGAGGCTGCCAAGCGTTCCCGGGAGAAACGGCGCTTCAACGACCTGGTTCTGGAGAATAAGGTGCTGGCACTCAATGAGGAGAACGtgcggctgaaaacggagctgcTGCAGCTGAAGCTGCGTTTTGGCCTCATCAGCACGACAGCCTTCATGGAAAAGAGCCAGCAGCTGAGCACTGCCAGTGCCAACAACCCAGCCCACTTATACGGTGTCAGCAGCGGCAGCAGTTTGTATCCTGGTTCCTTGTCCCGAGCTTCCCACTCAGAGGATTCATCTGAAACAGAGCAATCGAGCCGGGACAGTGTAAGTGTATCGGTAGCCAAGTATTCCCCCCGGGACTCTCTCTCTGACCTGTCTGATAGCTCATCTCGGGACAGCCCTCTCCCCCGGACGCTTGAGGAAGCCCAGGCCATCCATCGTGTCTATGGGGATGCCCCCTTGCAGCCTTACCCGGACCCCAAGGTCTCCGTTCCCCGCAGTGTCATCCTCTTCAGTGCCAATGGCTTCACTGCAGTGCCCCCTCCTCAGCCCTTGCTTCCTGAAGAAGTGGGGCAGGCAGAAGGCTGTGGGAACCAGAGTCCCCAAAGCCACTGTAGGGGGCGTGATCCGCACTGCTTGCAGGAGGAGCTCCAGACGCACTCAGGATATTGCTCAAAGCCCCAGAACTGTAGTGCTTCCGATGGTTATTTGGAGGGCGAGCACATAAAGAAAGTTGAAGAGCCTAGATCCCCCTTTGAGGGTTACACCAGTGAGGAAGGTGAAGAGCCCTCCTGGGGATGTCCCTCTGCTCCCTTCCCCGTGCCGCTGGACACCCACCCTGACGTGAAGACCGCGGCTCTCCCACACAAGCTTCGGCTCAAGTGCAGAGCGCACAGCAGTGGGGTTCATGAACCATTCCCCGGATCTAGCCCTGCTCCAGCTAGCTGCTGCCAGGGAGCCTCCGCAGCCTCCGATTGGGACGGTGACCGACACGAGGAGATGTCGGCCCTGGTGCGGCAAGCCTTGTTTCTGAACGAGCCCCCCGCCTCCAGTGGCAACTTGGAAAGACTTTTGTGCCAGGGCTCAGGGCTGCCCTCAGATCACTCGGTCCCAAAGGACCATGTCAGCAGGTGGGAGGATGCTTGTCATGAGGATGGCCCCAGACCAACTTGA